A genome region from Streptomyces antimycoticus includes the following:
- a CDS encoding DivIVA domain-containing protein, whose product MFLFLLIALVVVVGGVTLAVVGGGDGPLTEAPPDRLDEPLPADRPLARTDVEALRLPMTLRGYRMADVDDVLGRLGAELAERDARIAELEAALAGPHPKPSSPPGPGPDPLSAPESDHGFGRGGPEGPGPEWPGFDEDGFEGNLFEGRGYDGRGFEGHGYEGHGA is encoded by the coding sequence GTGTTCTTGTTCTTGCTGATCGCGCTGGTCGTGGTGGTCGGCGGGGTCACGCTCGCCGTCGTCGGCGGCGGTGACGGCCCGCTCACCGAGGCGCCCCCGGACCGCTTGGACGAGCCGCTGCCCGCCGACCGGCCGCTGGCGCGCACCGACGTGGAGGCGCTGCGGCTCCCCATGACGCTGCGGGGCTACCGGATGGCGGATGTCGACGATGTGCTGGGCCGCCTCGGTGCCGAGCTCGCCGAGCGCGATGCCCGGATCGCCGAGCTGGAGGCGGCGCTCGCGGGCCCGCACCCGAAGCCGTCGTCGCCCCCCGGGCCCGGCCCCGATCCCCTGTCGGCCCCGGAGAGCGACCATGGCTTCGGGCGGGGTGGCCCCGAGGGCCCGGGCCCCGAGTGGCCCGGCTTCGACGAGGACGGCTTCGAGGGAAACCTCTTCGAGGGGCGCGGCTACGACGGGCGCGGCTTTGAGGGACACGGCTACGAAGGGCATGGCGCATGA